The genomic DNA GCTGATCTCCCAAATCCATAATAAATACCGCATGGAAAATGGAAGGCTGTTTAAATGAGTGTTTACAAAAACATTCCCACGCTAATGTGTATTTTTCCAATGGGGAATTCCCTTTTTGGATTGTTAACGGTACGTCATCTGTATACGTTTTTAGTAATTTCATGGAGGCGAAAAAAATAAGATGTGATACTTCGGAAAAATAATTATAGATGGTTGCGCTATTGTATCCGGCACGAGCCGCAACTTTCCGAATCGTTACTTGTTCGATTCCTTCCTCTTCGATAATTTCGACCGTTGCTTCAATAAAATACTTCCACATTCTAGCCATTTGAATTTTGCGATTGCTCACAACTACCACCTCTTTCAGAAAATTGATTCCTCGGATATAAGTATACGTTATTTTTCGATTTTTTTATTTATTCCCTATTGTTCTCCGAAAAGACCTATGTTATTATAACCAATATCAGAATATAATCATGATTATTATATTCTAATTGATTAAATTATTCAAACCTGAGATAGGTAAAGTAATTAGGGAGGGGTAGGGTGAATTATTTTTAAGTATAGGTTGAAAGCGTTATCAACTAGAAAAATACTTTTGAATTACACAAAGCAGTTAGGGGTGTTAATGGTATGAAGAAAGTAAAATTGGATTCATTTATTTTTTGGACATCATTGTTTACGATCGCAATCGTTACAGTTTTATTGGTAATGAATCGTGCGACGGCAGAGCCTTATTTGGATGGTTTGATGTCTGCGATTACGTTTAAAATGGACTGGGCATTCCAGTTTTTAACGATTGGCTTGTTTATCATTTTAATTTGGCTGGTGTTTAGTAGATACGGAAATATTAGATTAGGGGAAGGGAAACCAGAGTTCTCTACATTTAGTTGGGGGACGATGCTGTTCACTGCGGGTATGGGAACGAGCATTATGTATTGGTCTATGATTGAACCAATATTCTATTTTTCGGGACCACCGTTTGGAATAGAAGCGGGTAGTCAAGAAGCGGCAGAGTGGGCACTGACATATGGCTTGTTTCATTGGGGAATTTCAGCATGGTCCCTTTACGCGTTACCGACAGTTGTGATTGCATATTCCTATTTTATTAAGAAGCGCCCGTCCTTGAAAATGAGTGTAGCATTAAGCGGCGCGCTTGGAAAATATGCAGATGGATGGCTAGGAAAGCTGATTGATATTTTGGTGATTTGGAGTTTAGTTGGTGGACTTGGTACATCACTAGGGTTAGGTGTACCAATGGTATCGGCAGTTGTAGCAAGCATTATTGGTATTGAGCAAACACTGACACTAGATGCGATTATTGTTATTTC from Sporosarcina sp. FSL K6-1522 includes the following:
- a CDS encoding TetR/AcrR family transcriptional regulator, which produces MSNRKIQMARMWKYFIEATVEIIEEEGIEQVTIRKVAARAGYNSATIYNYFSEVSHLIFFASMKLLKTYTDDVPLTIQKGNSPLEKYTLAWECFCKHSFKQPSIFHAVFIMDLGDQPEKLIEHYYDMYPADLIHIPDELKPVLFERSISKRGQSLLQTAVEEQQIDDEQADHINEMTNLLWQGMLTNILNNRLNYDLQTAEQKTMQYIQKIILDISTH